The following DNA comes from Leifsonia sp. 1010.
CCGCGTATCCGGTGCGGCGCTGGTCGAGGGCTACCCGGTCGATACCGGCGGCGAGCGCGTGGATGTGATCAGCGGCTACGTCGGAACGGTCGAGCTCTTCGAGAAGCACGGCTTCTCGCGCGTGCTGGCCACGGACGCCCACTCGGGCGGCCGGGTGCGCTGGCTGATGCGGCGCGAACTCGGCGCCTGAACGACGAAGGTGGGTCAGCGGAGACCTCCGCTGACCCACCTGTCGTGTGTCGGGTTACTCGGTTGCGCGGCGGCGGCGGATCACCAGGAAGGCGGCTCCGGCGCCGAGCAGGAGCACGGCGATGATGCCGGGCGCGACGAGGTCGCTACCGGTGAACGCCAGGCCGGGGCCCGGGTCGATCGGTGTGCGGGTGTCGCAGGCGCCCGACGGGTCGCACGACCCGCCGTCCACGGCCGGGTCGACGGTGTTGACCAGGCGGTGGTTGCCCGCCGCCGGGTTGTTGACCGTCACCGAGTACGTGACGTCGATCGTCTCGCCGACAGCCAGCGGGCCGGCCCAGGAGAGCACGGTGCCGCTGAGGGTGGCTCCGTGCGTCGCGTCGCCGTTGTAGTGGGCGTCGTCGAGCACGTCGCTCATGTTGTCGGTGAACTTGGCGGGAGTGCTCGCGGTGTAGGCGAACTCACCCGTGTTCGTGACGGTGACCGTGTAGCTGACCACGGCTCCCGGCTTGACGGTGCTGGTCGTGGAGACCGTCTTGTGCACCGTGTACGAGGCGACCGGGGTGTTGGTCAGGCAGCTGCCCGCCGGGTCGCACGACCCGCCCGGCCCGGTGGGCATGACCGCGTTGACCAGGTGGTGGTTGCCCGCATCCGGGCTGTTCACCGTCACCGAGTACGTGACCTTCACCGTCTGGCCGACCGCGAGCGGACCGGCCCAGCTGAGCGTGTTCCCGGTCACGGTCGCACCGTTGCTGGCGTCGCCGTTGTAGGCGGCGTCGTCGAGCACGTTGGTCAGGTCGTCGCTGAAGGACGCCGGCTCAGCCGCCGTGTAGTCCGCCTTGCCCGTGTTGACCACCGTCACCGTGTAGGTGATGGTGCCGCCGGGGTTGACGGTCTGCGAGGACGCGGCCTTGGCCACCGTGAACGACCCCGACGGGATCTGAACGGTGCACGCGGCGTTGTCGGTGCCGGCCGGGCAGTCGCCACCGGGCGGGGTGACGACCGTGTTGGTGATCACCTTGTCGCCCGCGTCCGGGTCGTTGACGGTCACCGAGTACGTGACCGTCACCGTGTCGCCGACGGCGATGGCGCCCGACCACGACAGCGTGGGCGCCGCGTAGGTCGCTCCCGCGGTGGCGTCGTTGTTATAGGTGGCGTCATCCAGCACGGCCGACAGGTCGTCGGTGAACGAGGCCGGGTCGGTGGCCGTGTAGTCGACCTGTCCGGTGTTCTTCATCGTGATGGTGAACGTCACGGTGTCGCCGGGAACCACATCGGTCTTGTCGGCCGCCTTGGTCACGATGAACGCCTGCAGCGGGTTCGTCGTGGTGCAGTCGCCCGGGGTGGCGCAGCCGCCGCCGTCGCCTGGGGGCGCCGTGACCGTGTTGGTCAACGTGCCGTCACCCGTACCGGGCGGGCCGGCGAGCACCTGGTAGGTGATCGTCTGGACAGCACCGACCGCGAGCGGACCGGACCAGGTCAGCGTGGTGCCGTTGACGACCGCGCCGTTGGTGGCCGAGCCGGCCACGTACGTGGCGTCGTCGAGCACCTTCGAGAGGTCGTCGGTCACCGATGCCGGGGCGGCGGCCGTGTAGTCGGCCTGACCGGTGTTGGTCACCGTGACCGTGTACGTCACCGTGTCACCCGGGTGCACCGGGCCGGCTGCCGACGAGGCCTTGGCGACCGTGTACGACTGCACCGGGGTGGTGGTCGTGCAGTCGCCTGCCGTGACGCAGCTGCCGCCGCCGCCCGGGACCACCGCGTTGGTCAGCGTGTGGTCGCCGGTGTCAGGCGTGTTGACCGTCGCCGTGTAGGTGATCACGGTCGTGGCGCCGGCCGCGAGCGCGCCGGACCAGGACAGCGTGCTCCCGGTGATGGTCGCTCCGTTGTCCGGGCCACCGGTGATGGTGGCGTCATCCAGCACCGCCGACAGGTCGTCGGTGAAGCCGGCGGGATCGGCCGCGGTGAAGTCAGCGGTGCCCGTGTTGGTGACCGTGACCGTGTAGGTGACCGTCTCGCCCGGGTTCACCGCACCGGCCGGCGACGCCGACTTGGCGGTGGTGAAGGAGCGCACATCCGTCGTGGTCGTGCACTCCCCCGCCGGGTCGCACGACCCGCCGGGACCGGTCGGGCGGACCGTGTTCCGCAGCTCCTTGTCGCCGGTGTCCGGGTTGTTCACCGTCACCGTGTACGTGATCACGACCGTCGCGCCGGCCGCGAGCGGCCCGGACCACGACAGGTCGTTCCCGCTGATGGTCGCTCCGTTGTCCGGACCGGCGGTGACCGTCGCGTCGTCGAGGACCCGGGACAGGTCGTCCGTGAAGCTGGCCGGAAGGGCGGCGGTGTAGTCGCGGGCACCGGTGTTGGTGACCGTCACCGTGTACGTGACCGTGCTGCCCGCGGTGACCTCCGTCGTGGACGCGGTCTTCGCGACCGTGAAGGAGCCCGACGGGATCAGCACGATGCAGTCCGGGTTCGTCGACCCGGCCGGGCAGTCGCCGCCCACCCCGGGCGGGGTGACCACGGCGTTGTCCACGTGCGAGTCTCCGGTGATCGGGTCGTTCACCGTCACGGAGTAGGTGATCGTGACGGTGTCACCGACAGCGAGGGCGCCGGACCACGACAGGGTCGGAGCCGCGTAGGTGGCACCGCTCGTCGCGTCGTTGTTGTACGTGGCGTCGTCGAGGACGGCCGACAGGTCGTCGGTGAACGAGGCCGGTGCAGCGGCCGTGTAGTCGACCACGCCGGTGTTCTTCACCGTGATCGTGTAGTTGATGGTCTGGCCGGGCACGACATCGGTCTTGTCGGCCTTCTTGGTCACGCTGAAGGCCTGCACGGGGGTGGTCGTCGTGCAGGAGCCGGCCGGGTCGCAGCTTCCGCCGGTGCCCGGGACGACGGCGTTCGTCAGCACCCCGTCGCCGGTGCCGGCGGCTCCGACGGTCACCGTGTAGGTGATCGTCTGCGTCGCGCCCACCGCAAGCGGGCCCGACCAGGCGAGGGTGGTGCCGTTCACGGTCGCCCCGTTGGTGGGTCCGGAGCTGATCGTGGCGTCATCGAGCACCTTCGACAGGTCGTCGGTGAACGAGGCCGGGTTCGCGGCCGTGTACGGCCAGGCACCCGTGTTCTTCACCGACACCGTGTAGGTGACGGTGCCGCCCGGGTGGGCGACCGCGGTCGAGGCGGTCTTGGTCACCGTGTAGGACGGGTCGGAGAAGGTGACGGTGCTGCTGCCCGGCTCGTTCAGGCCGACCGTTGTCACGTTGTCCGGTCCGTTGGTGAAGCTGCCCGCGACCGGGGAGGTCACCTGCGCCGTGATGGTGCACGAGGTCTGCCCGGCGGCGAGGGTGCCGTTGGTCACGGCAACGCTCGTGCCGCCCGCGACAGCGGTGGTCGTCGCGTTACAGGTGCCGCCCACCGTGCCGTTCGCCAGGGTCAGGCCGGCAGGCAGCGTGTCGGTGAAGCCCCAGCCCGCCTTCGAGGCGAGCTCGCTGGTGTTCGTGACCGTGAAGGTCAGGGTCGACGTGCCACCGGTCGGTGCCGCCGCCGGGCTGAACGCCTTGTCGAGCTGCGGGGTCACATCCAAGACGCGGATGTTGTCGAACGCAGCGTCGTTGCCGGCGCCGGACCCGTTCGCGTTCTGCATCCGGATTCCCAGGGAGGATCCGTTGAAGAGCACCGACCCGTTCGACGTGTAGGTGCCGACCTTCACCGGCTGGGCACCGATCGATCCGTTCGCGGGGACGTTCACGGACGCCGTCGAGGTGCAGGCGTTCAGGATGCCGCCCACATTGGTAGCCGCGCCTCCCTGGTCCAGGAAGGCGAACTGGTACAACGGCGCAGAGACCTGACAGTTGAGGGCCGCCGTGTCGACGCTGAAGGTCAGGAAGCGACCCGACGAGGATGCCAGCGGGATATTCGTCGCCGTCTGGAACTCGGTCGAATTCGTGCCGGGGTTGTTCTCGGTGTAGGCCGTCACGGCGTGGTTGGTAGCAGGCGTGGCCGAACCGGCGTGAACGCCGAGCGCGTACGCCAACTGGTTCAAGCGCGCAGTCTCGGCCTCAGCCGTGCAGTTGCCGAGCGTCGTCGACGGCGTGTTGAAGTTGCGGATCTGGCCGTTGCAGTTGGCCAGCCAGAGAGGATCGGCGGTGTACTTCTGGCCTCCGGCGCCGGTGTACGCAGCGAGCCCAACCGGGGCGTTACCGACACCGGTCTCGAACCTCTCCTGGAACGCGACCGTCGGCGCCTGCGCCGTTCCGGGTGTTCCGGGCGCAGCCGCCGCGGGCCCTGCGGTGACGATGAGTCCGGTCGTGGCCAGCGATGAGACGGTCAGCGCCAGTGCGCCGATTGTCGCCATCAGCCGCAGCCGTCGCGATCGCAAGCGCGGCAACAGACCGAGCCTGCTCTTCCTACTGTTCTCCTGCGTCTCCACAGAGGCCTCCCCGAATGTGCGGAGGGGGCGCACGGTCCCCCACGTCTAGCAGTCAGCTAATCGGGCGCGACACGCCCAGGTCACGGCGGCGACCGAAAGTTCACCCCCGAGGGTGAGAAATTCCCTACCTACTACCCCCTAACGGGGTACAGTGCTCGGCGCCGCGGTACGGCAATCGGCGTGCTCCCACGGCCCTCGATCGGGTGTCAGGGGCCGGAACACGTCCGCCCGCCTCCACGGGATGATCGGACCGACGGCACGCCTGGCAAGCTGTTTCCAGTGAGCGAGAGATGACCGCTGAGATACCTGAGCACGCGAAGACGGAACCGATCGACCCGCGGCAGAGGCCGTACGATCTGCCGGTCCTGGTGGCCGAGACCGGTGCGCGCGACGGGTGGCAGGCGGCAGCCGCGGTGGTGGAGAGGCACTGGGACGCGTTCGCCAGCCAGTCACCCCGACACCTGCTCGCCGCTCTGAAGGCGCTCCCCGGCGAAGCGTTCGTCAACATGCCCAGCCTGAGTGTGGCAGCGAACTACCTGCAGCACGTCGTGATCGACGGCGAACCGCGGCGGTTCTTCCACGACGGGCGACTCACCCCGAGCCCTGACCCGGAAGCGTCCGCCACCCTGGACACGCTCATCCTGCTCACCGGTAAGGCGGCCGCTGATCGCACGGCCGGCAGGCTGGAGGAAGGGCGGCGCACCGTCCTGGAGGCGAAGGCCGTCCTCGACAGGATCGATTCGGCGGGCCGCTCCGAGTACGTCACCTCACTGCCGCATCTGCGCTTCCAGTGGGGACGCACCCTCGACGCGGCCGACGCAGCCGGTGCGATCGCCGAATACGAGGAAGCCTACGATCTGGCGCGGCTCACCGGGCAGCCGGTCATCGCCCGACGAGCTGCCGGGCACATCGCGTGGTCGCACGCCGACCGCGGTCGCCTCAACGACGCCGATCTGTGGCTGGCCCGAGCGCAGGCGGAACCGGGGGCCAACGGTCGATACGACGCCATCCTGTTCCTGACCTCCGCACTGCTGAAACAGGACAGACAGGACCACACCGCCGAAATGGAGCTCGGCCGCGCACTCGGCCTCCCGCTCGGTGAGCAGTGGGCCGCCGCCCTCTGGGTGTCCGCGCTGCTGGCGCACGGCAGACCGGGCGCATCCTCCGTCGACGCACGTCTCGAGCGAGAACTCGACCGGCATCCCGAAGTGCACCTCGGAGGAGCTGACGCACGCTACGTCAAAGCTGCGCGCGCCCGACTCGCCCGAGTCAGGCCACGCTTGCGCCAGCAGGTGGCTCTCCTGTCGACGGGTACCGCTCTCGACCCGCTGCTTGACGCATCCCACGCGTATCTCGAAGGCCGGTTCGCGGATGCGCTCGCCCACAGCGAGGAAGCCCGGAACCTGACCGCCGCTCCGCGGGTCGAGGCTCCGGCGCTGCTGCTGGCGTCGGCCTCCCATCACGCGCTCGGACACGTCCCGACCGCGGCTGAGCTCTTCGGATCGGCCAATGCGATCATCCGGCAGGAGCGGATGTTCAGCGCCTATTCGTTCATCCCTGCGCGCACTCTCGGGCTCCTCGCCCAGCATGCCGGCGAGCCCATCCACGGCCGAACGCACACGGCAGGGGAGGACGCCACCCTCCCGAAGCTCACGAAACGCGAGCAGCAGATCCTCGGCCTGCTCGCCAGCGGACTTTCCACTCAGCAGATCGCCGCCGAGCTCTACATCAGCCCGAACACGCTCAAGTCCGCCATGAGGGACCTCTATCGCAAGCTGGGGGTGAACTCCCGCGCCGCCGCGGTCCAACGAGCCAAACGGGCCGAACTGTCCCACGCCCGCGAACACTGAGCAGTCGCCACCCCTGTGAGAGTTCACATGAACGCTCTCTCAGGTTCATCCTGGCGTCACCGCGACCCGGTCGGATGGTCCGGTCACTCGACCGAAAGGACCTGTCCGCATGTTCCGTTCCGCTTCGCGCTGGAAGGGCAGCGCCGTGCTCGTCGCCGCCTCCGGCGTGCTCGCCGCCGCGCTGCTCCCGGCGCCCGCGCTGGCCGCCACCTCCGACAACGGCGGCGCCGCCCGCAACCCCGACGACTCCACGACGGCGCTCCGCCAGTCGATCGTGAACGGGCCCGCCAAGAACGTCATCCTGCTCATCGGCGACGGGATGGGCGACAGCGAGATCACGGTCGCCCGCAACTACCAGTACGGCGCGGGCGGCATGCTTCCCGGCATCGACGCGCTGCCGCTGACCGGCCAGTACACGACCTACTCCGTCTACAAGGACGGCGCGAACAAGGGCAAGCCGGACTACGTGCCGGACTCCGCCGCGACCGGCTCCGCGTGGGCGACCGGCACCAAGACCTACGACAACGCGATCTCCGTCGACATCGACGGCAGGCCGCAGGCGACC
Coding sequences within:
- a CDS encoding helix-turn-helix transcriptional regulator, with the translated sequence MTAEIPEHAKTEPIDPRQRPYDLPVLVAETGARDGWQAAAAVVERHWDAFASQSPRHLLAALKALPGEAFVNMPSLSVAANYLQHVVIDGEPRRFFHDGRLTPSPDPEASATLDTLILLTGKAAADRTAGRLEEGRRTVLEAKAVLDRIDSAGRSEYVTSLPHLRFQWGRTLDAADAAGAIAEYEEAYDLARLTGQPVIARRAAGHIAWSHADRGRLNDADLWLARAQAEPGANGRYDAILFLTSALLKQDRQDHTAEMELGRALGLPLGEQWAAALWVSALLAHGRPGASSVDARLERELDRHPEVHLGGADARYVKAARARLARVRPRLRQQVALLSTGTALDPLLDASHAYLEGRFADALAHSEEARNLTAAPRVEAPALLLASASHHALGHVPTAAELFGSANAIIRQERMFSAYSFIPARTLGLLAQHAGEPIHGRTHTAGEDATLPKLTKREQQILGLLASGLSTQQIAAELYISPNTLKSAMRDLYRKLGVNSRAAAVQRAKRAELSHAREH